A window of Bacteroidia bacterium genomic DNA:
ATGCTGCAAGTATGGATTTGTTTTTGGTCATTTCATAGGTAATCTTCTCTCTTGCCAATAATTCCTTGTTGTCTGCTAAATTATTGATTTGCTCTATTACCTCAAAAAATACCTTGAGTTTTTCAGGGTCAATTTTCTCCCTTACTATTTTATTAAAAGTCTTTACGGCTAATTTCGACATTTCCCTCTTTTGCTTGCCTTCCTCTGTCAAAAATATTCTTACTACTCGTTTGTCTGTCTCTGATACTTTTCGATAAACCAATCCATTGTCTTCAATGGTTTTAAGCATCCGACTCAAACTGCGTGGCTCCATGCCAACACTTGAAGCTATTTTGGTGGCAGGTGTACCATTTTCTTCGTCAATATTGATAAGAACATAACCCAATGATAAGGTTAAATCATAATCAACTCCTGTGGAATTATACATGCGGGAAATAGCATGCCAACTGGTCTTGATGTTAAAACAGACCGTATCCTTCGCCGATAATCGTTTGGAACTTCCCATTTTTCGATTGGCAATAGTATGAAAATATTCTGCATGCAGAGTATTTTGTTGAAAAAAAGTATGCATGCATAACAAATAAAAAATGTTAATACACTGCATATCAGTTAATTAAAAAGTAGAATCCAAGTAAAAAGAACAATGATGCAATTGACTGAACTTCAAAAACTAATTGCCGCTACCAAGACTTTACCTTGGAAACTAATCCTTTTGCCATAGTTATACTATCTTCAGGAATTAACTTGAAGAAATAGGCTATTCCAAGGTAAAGTACTGTAACAATCATACCTCGGTAAACTAAATCCCCAACCGGCAATGTCAAATGAGGCAAGTACTGTCCAATTATTGTGACTATTCCGATAAGAATGGCAAGTCGAACACTATCCCATCCAAACGGTTGCATGTGATAATACCTCTTAATGAATAATAACTTCGATAAGTTGAAACTTGAACTAGTTATTGCAATTGCCATGGCCGACCCAATAATTCCATACAGTGGTATCAATATCCAAAGCAAAATAAAAAGCAAGGCAAACATTCCTGCTAACAATATGGTTCCTTTTAAATAATGTTCTGAATTATAGATGATGGAAGTGTTTGAACCGGATGCCATATTAACCAATGAACCTAAACTGATGATAAAAATCACTAGTTCATTTCCTCTATAATCCGGAGGTAAAAAAGTTAATAAAGGGGTTACACATGAATTTACTCCAATAAATAATAAACCTCCAACCAAAAACAAGTTTGAGCTTGATTTATGGTAAATGTCTTTTATTTCTTGATGGTCATTTTGGGCTATGGCCATTGCAATCTTAATACTTGCAATTCGATCCAAAGAATTTAAAGGTGTTTCAATAAACAATCCCATAAATAAGGCTATGGAGTATATTCCAGCCGTTTCTAAGTTTAAATACCTAACCAAAAAAATGGTATCCAAATTTTTTAATCCTATGGATGCCATCGTGGCAATTGCAATCATAATCCCAAAGCCAGCCATTCCTTTCCATTCCAATTTCCCAAAATCAAACCTGAACTTAGGCTTGTCAATATGAAAAACATAGCTCATTACTCCAATAAAGTTAATACCATACGAACAAACAAATCCTATTATAAAACCCTCAAGTCCAATATAATTAAAATAGAATAATCCAACCAAAGTCATTAAAAATAACCTTATTAATAACTCTGAAAATAATGAAGGTACAACCGACTTAGCCAATGCAAATGAATAGCAATTGGCTAAACTGATGCAAACCATAAAGAAACTCAGTAAAAAAACAAAACCAAAATTTGCTGCAAATAATCCCGATTGTTTGGAATAGGAATCAATAATCCAGCCCGAGTTTAATAATAATAGGATGGAAAATATCGCAAACCCTGCTAATCCAAATACAAAAGTAAAACTGATAAAGCGATTCTTTTCTTCTTCCTTTCCAACATAGTTTTGGAAAAAACGCATCATAATGTTTCCTGCTCCCATCGGCATTATCGCTGAAACTAAACCCGAAAAGGATAACAAAACACGGGTCAAGCCAAAAACCTCCGGACTTAAGCAAACTGGTTGCAAATACATATTAATGAAACCAATCAAAATCCCTGAATAAATCAGAATTGCATTTGCCAAACTTTGTCTTTGAATTATTCCCATGTGGTTGGACTTCTCCGTTTGGATGCAAAGATGCTTAGAATTAAGATATGCACACCGATAGC
This region includes:
- a CDS encoding MarR family transcriptional regulator — translated: MGSSKRLSAKDTVCFNIKTSWHAISRMYNSTGVDYDLTLSLGYVLINIDEENGTPATKIASSVGMEPRSLSRMLKTIEDNGLVYRKVSETDKRVVRIFLTEEGKQKREMSKLAVKTFNKIVREKIDPEKLKVFFEVIEQINNLADNKELLAREKITYEMTKNKSILAA
- a CDS encoding polysaccharide biosynthesis C-terminal domain-containing protein gives rise to the protein YRCAYLNSKHLCIQTEKSNHMGIIQRQSLANAILIYSGILIGFINMYLQPVCLSPEVFGLTRVLLSFSGLVSAIMPMGAGNIMMRFFQNYVGKEEEKNRFISFTFVFGLAGFAIFSILLLLNSGWIIDSYSKQSGLFAANFGFVFLLSFFMVCISLANCYSFALAKSVVPSLFSELLIRLFLMTLVGLFYFNYIGLEGFIIGFVCSYGINFIGVMSYVFHIDKPKFRFDFGKLEWKGMAGFGIMIAIATMASIGLKNLDTIFLVRYLNLETAGIYSIALFMGLFIETPLNSLDRIASIKIAMAIAQNDHQEIKDIYHKSSSNLFLVGGLLFIGVNSCVTPLLTFLPPDYRGNELVIFIISLGSLVNMASGSNTSIIYNSEHYLKGTILLAGMFALLFILLWILIPLYGIIGSAMAIAITSSSFNLSKLLFIKRYYHMQPFGWDSVRLAILIGIVTIIGQYLPHLTLPVGDLVYRGMIVTVLYLGIAYFFKLIPEDSITMAKGLVSKVKSW